From a region of the Acidimicrobiales bacterium genome:
- a CDS encoding DUF1330 domain-containing protein — protein sequence MHVDRTEDQWRLLSEADPDVPIVMLNLIRYRDTAVEGLGCDGMTGEEAYAEYGRRLRALAADFPGNPFWVGDAGRTYIGPDEEKWDMVLLVGYESVTIFREMLDSDLYQQAAKARTAAVADSRLVLMGQTVNVGDGMRRWAGSQAGTAEDPIVMLNLIRYRDTAIEGLGCDGMTGEEAYAEYGRRMTTMNSDDFPGNIIWDGEGKATIIGPADESWDRILLVAYPSIDDFRRMANSEIYETAASARTAAVLDSRLILTHQRFPR from the coding sequence ATGCATGTAGATCGCACCGAAGACCAGTGGAGGCTGCTCAGCGAAGCAGATCCAGACGTTCCGATCGTGATGCTGAACCTGATCCGCTATCGCGACACCGCAGTCGAAGGCTTGGGCTGCGACGGCATGACCGGCGAAGAGGCCTACGCCGAATACGGACGGCGGCTGAGGGCCCTGGCCGCTGACTTCCCAGGCAACCCGTTCTGGGTTGGTGATGCCGGTCGCACCTACATCGGACCCGATGAGGAGAAATGGGACATGGTGCTCCTGGTCGGCTACGAGTCGGTCACGATCTTCCGCGAAATGCTCGACTCCGACCTCTACCAGCAGGCGGCCAAGGCCCGAACGGCAGCTGTGGCCGACTCGCGGCTCGTGTTGATGGGCCAAACGGTCAATGTCGGCGATGGCATGAGGCGGTGGGCCGGCTCCCAAGCCGGGACCGCCGAGGATCCGATCGTGATGCTGAACCTGATCCGATACCGCGACACCGCCATCGAAGGCTTGGGCTGCGACGGTATGACCGGCGAAGAGGCCTACGCCGAATACGGACGACGGATGACGACCATGAACAGCGACGACTTCCCCGGCAACATCATCTGGGACGGTGAGGGCAAGGCCACCATCATCGGGCCCGCCGACGAGAGCTGGGATCGCATACTGCTCGTCGCCTATCCCTCGATCGACGACTTCCGCCGTATGGCCAATTCCGAGATCTACGAAACCGCAGCCTCGGCGCGCACTGCAGCCGTGCTCGATTCACGCCTGATCCTCACCCACCAGAGGTTCCCGCGCTAG
- a CDS encoding heparan-alpha-glucosaminide N-acetyltransferase domain-containing protein, with amino-acid sequence MAAVTPTPRRPTAGKRIIGLDIARAFAIVGMVIVNFKVTMSAETDGPQWLRSFAAVFDGRAAATFVVLAGIGASLGSRRQRDSGSPAARRAAQWTLAKRALFLFVIGWAFYPIWPADILHYYGIYLAIGAVVLFASSERLLALAVAVIVASFVFVIAFDPFANWDLDDYSYRGIDTVEGFIRNLFLDGFHPVLPWVAFYLFGMWLGRTDLRDSAWRRLLVIRAAIIVVATEAAAWIVLGPKGSDLSELDDQSWRWLFSVEPIPPLPLYLAAGAGTAVLVIVGSIWIGDHVSDRLTEPLVSTGQLALTIYVAHVLIGMGTLEAMGRLEDQTLGWAVLTGLAFSGAAVVAAWAWRRRFARGPLEAVMRRIAG; translated from the coding sequence ATGGCCGCCGTCACCCCGACACCTCGCCGCCCGACCGCTGGCAAACGGATCATCGGGCTCGACATCGCCCGCGCGTTTGCCATCGTCGGAATGGTCATCGTCAACTTCAAGGTCACCATGAGCGCCGAGACCGACGGCCCTCAATGGCTGCGGTCGTTCGCCGCCGTGTTCGATGGTCGTGCGGCCGCGACCTTTGTGGTTCTTGCCGGCATCGGCGCCAGCCTCGGGTCTAGACGTCAACGCGACTCGGGTTCGCCGGCAGCGAGGAGGGCTGCCCAATGGACCCTCGCCAAACGTGCCCTGTTCCTGTTCGTCATCGGCTGGGCGTTCTATCCGATCTGGCCTGCCGACATCCTCCACTACTACGGCATTTACCTCGCAATCGGCGCCGTCGTCTTGTTCGCTTCCAGCGAGCGACTGCTCGCGCTTGCTGTTGCAGTGATCGTGGCTTCCTTCGTTTTCGTCATCGCCTTTGATCCCTTCGCCAACTGGGATCTCGACGACTACTCGTACCGAGGCATCGACACAGTCGAGGGATTCATCCGCAACCTGTTCCTAGACGGCTTCCACCCCGTGCTTCCATGGGTCGCGTTCTACTTGTTCGGCATGTGGCTCGGCCGGACCGACTTGCGCGACTCGGCTTGGCGGCGCCTGCTCGTCATCCGTGCCGCCATCATCGTGGTCGCGACAGAGGCAGCTGCATGGATCGTGCTCGGGCCGAAAGGCTCCGACCTGAGCGAATTGGACGACCAGAGCTGGCGGTGGCTGTTCTCGGTCGAGCCGATCCCGCCGCTTCCGCTTTACCTCGCGGCCGGAGCGGGAACCGCAGTGCTGGTCATCGTCGGGTCGATCTGGATAGGCGACCATGTCTCTGATCGACTCACCGAGCCGCTCGTGTCGACCGGTCAGCTGGCGCTCACCATCTATGTCGCCCACGTCCTGATCGGAATGGGAACTCTGGAAGCGATGGGTCGACTGGAAGACCAGACACTCGGCTGGGCGGTGCTCACCGGTCTCGCTTTCAGCGGGGCCGCTGTCGTCGCGGCGTGGGCGTGGCGACGTCGGTTTGCGCGCGGACCGCTCGAGGCCGTGATGCGACGAATCGCCGGATGA
- a CDS encoding VOC family protein, which produces MSTISPCLWFDGNGLEAAEFYVSLFPESKVDYVSPGPDGSPIMVGFTMMGRPFQALNGGPQFQFNEAVSLVVPCETQAEVDHYWAALTDGGEESMCGWLKDRFGLSWQIVPTQLGEILGDPDPQRAGRATRAMLQMQKLDVAALRAAADGADA; this is translated from the coding sequence ATGTCAACGATCAGTCCATGCTTGTGGTTCGACGGGAACGGCCTGGAGGCCGCCGAGTTCTACGTTTCGTTGTTCCCCGAGTCGAAGGTCGACTATGTCAGCCCCGGGCCAGATGGCTCGCCGATCATGGTTGGTTTCACCATGATGGGTCGACCGTTCCAGGCCCTCAACGGTGGGCCGCAGTTCCAGTTCAACGAAGCGGTTTCGCTGGTGGTGCCATGTGAGACCCAGGCCGAGGTCGATCACTACTGGGCTGCCTTGACCGATGGTGGGGAAGAGAGCATGTGTGGGTGGCTCAAAGATCGCTTTGGGTTGTCGTGGCAGATCGTGCCGACCCAACTCGGCGAGATTCTCGGCGATCCCGACCCTCAGCGGGCGGGGCGAGCCACCAGGGCCATGCTCCAGATGCAAAAGCTCGACGTGGCTGCGCTGCGTGCTGCCGCAGACGGCGCCGATGCCTGA
- a CDS encoding alpha/beta hydrolase, translated as MEGPTSHSFFSQRLRLHYVDWGNEDAPAMLMVHGGRDHCRNWDWVAQAFRDDYHIIAPDLRGHGDSQWAVGSSYQHVDYVYDIAQLIHQKKMNPVTIIAHSMGGGVSLTYAGLYPETVAKLVVIEGMGPPPEMLTEWTGVPIHERLDTWVQNLRKSSGRLPRRYASLEEALERMQTENPHLTEEQARHLTIHGSNQNEDGTFSWKFDNYVRNFSPVRLPFEDQYALWSRISCPTLLVRGCESWASDPATDGRIDHFQDAQVLNIEGAGHWAHHDQLDEFLTQTRRFLAD; from the coding sequence ATGGAAGGCCCCACTTCCCATTCATTTTTCTCCCAGCGACTGCGGCTGCACTATGTCGACTGGGGCAACGAGGACGCTCCGGCGATGCTCATGGTGCACGGTGGGCGCGACCACTGTCGCAACTGGGACTGGGTTGCGCAGGCCTTCCGCGATGACTACCACATCATCGCCCCAGACCTGCGGGGCCACGGCGACAGCCAGTGGGCGGTCGGCTCCAGCTATCAGCACGTCGACTACGTCTACGACATCGCCCAGCTGATTCACCAGAAGAAGATGAACCCGGTCACCATCATCGCCCACTCGATGGGCGGCGGAGTGTCGCTGACCTATGCCGGCCTGTACCCCGAGACAGTGGCGAAGCTGGTGGTGATCGAGGGCATGGGCCCGCCGCCCGAGATGCTCACCGAGTGGACCGGTGTCCCCATCCACGAGCGACTCGACACCTGGGTGCAGAACCTGCGCAAGTCTTCGGGCCGCCTGCCTCGCCGCTACGCAAGCCTCGAGGAAGCCCTCGAACGGATGCAGACCGAGAACCCTCACCTGACCGAAGAGCAAGCGCGCCATCTGACCATTCATGGCAGCAATCAGAACGAGGACGGCACGTTCAGCTGGAAGTTCGACAACTATGTCCGGAACTTCTCACCGGTCAGGCTGCCGTTCGAGGACCAATACGCACTCTGGAGCCGCATCTCGTGCCCGACGCTGCTGGTCCGCGGTTGCGAGTCGTGGGCATCGGATCCAGCGACCGACGGCCGGATCGATCACTTTCAGGACGCGCAGGTGCTGAACATCGAAGGCGCCGGACACTGGGCGCACCATGACCAGCTGGACGAGTTCTTGACCCAGACCCGCCGTTTCCTGGCCGATTGA
- a CDS encoding response regulator transcription factor has product MTAAPSTQSKPIRVVIVDDHDVVALGLRALLEDEDDIEVLDCVHSVAEAATAARNLNPDVILMDYRLPDGTGADATRQVRAAPAPPTVVMVTSAADRRVLNEALEAGCAGFVSKNADRQDLVSAVRAAAHNDSYFTRDMLNHLVHLRRFDQIDNQELSSRECDVLQLTANGLNPDEIASRLYPSPHTVKNHLRHAMSKLDAHTKLDAVVKAIRARLISIDEAG; this is encoded by the coding sequence ATGACCGCAGCGCCGTCAACCCAGTCCAAGCCGATCCGGGTAGTGATCGTCGACGATCACGACGTAGTGGCCCTCGGACTGCGGGCCCTTCTCGAGGACGAGGACGATATCGAGGTGCTGGATTGTGTCCACAGCGTCGCCGAGGCTGCCACTGCAGCCCGGAACCTGAACCCTGACGTGATACTCATGGACTATCGCCTGCCGGACGGCACAGGTGCCGATGCGACGAGGCAGGTCCGAGCAGCGCCTGCCCCTCCCACCGTGGTCATGGTCACCTCGGCCGCAGACCGTCGCGTGCTGAACGAGGCGCTCGAGGCAGGCTGCGCTGGCTTCGTCTCGAAGAACGCCGACAGGCAAGACCTCGTGTCGGCGGTCAGAGCTGCAGCCCACAACGACTCCTACTTCACGCGCGACATGTTGAACCATCTGGTGCACCTGAGGCGCTTCGACCAGATCGACAACCAAGAGTTGTCGTCACGAGAGTGCGATGTTCTCCAGCTGACCGCGAATGGACTCAACCCCGACGAGATCGCTAGCCGGCTCTACCCAAGCCCCCACACGGTCAAGAATCACCTGCGACATGCCATGTCAAAGCTGGACGCCCACACCAAACTCGACGCTGTGGTCAAGGCGATCCGGGCACGCTTGATATCGATCGACGAGGCGGGGTGA
- a CDS encoding serine hydrolase domain-containing protein has translation MNSAPGARLLWRGARRAAGELLIEFACGHSDRANERVNNLQTHFAVASGTKALTALTVMSLVESGALSLATTLRSVVHDDLPLVDEAVTIDHLLSHRSGVGDYLDESAGGDIDDHILGSLSAHTLERASDYLPLLNAHEQQSAPGERFAYNNSAFVMLSLVIEKLTGSYHRAVRDHVFTPAAMSCAQFARTDDLPANTALGYLANGRSNVFHLPVVGMGDGGAFFTLDDTSAFWEALFGGRIVSPQSVEMMTAEVSVCDDTRSYGRGFWLSPGADHVWIEGMDAGVSFQSGVFRGAGVRYSVLSNTSSGAWPLVKAIEEIVA, from the coding sequence TTGAACAGCGCGCCGGGAGCACGACTTCTCTGGCGCGGTGCGCGCCGAGCGGCGGGGGAACTACTCATCGAGTTCGCCTGTGGTCACAGCGACCGAGCGAACGAACGCGTCAACAATCTGCAGACCCACTTTGCTGTCGCCAGCGGCACCAAGGCGCTCACGGCTCTCACCGTCATGTCGCTGGTCGAATCCGGAGCCCTCTCACTGGCCACGACGCTGCGGTCGGTGGTCCACGACGACCTGCCGCTTGTCGACGAGGCCGTCACCATCGACCACCTTCTGAGCCACCGCTCGGGGGTGGGCGACTATCTGGACGAGTCTGCAGGCGGCGACATCGACGACCACATACTGGGTTCGCTGTCGGCCCACACCCTCGAGAGGGCTAGCGACTACCTGCCGCTGCTGAACGCGCACGAGCAACAGTCGGCACCTGGAGAGCGCTTTGCCTACAACAACAGTGCGTTCGTGATGCTGTCGCTCGTGATCGAGAAGTTGACCGGTTCCTATCATCGAGCGGTTCGCGACCATGTGTTCACCCCTGCTGCCATGTCCTGCGCACAGTTCGCACGCACCGACGACCTGCCTGCCAACACCGCCCTCGGATACCTGGCCAACGGGCGCAGCAATGTGTTTCACCTGCCGGTTGTCGGGATGGGCGACGGCGGCGCCTTCTTCACGCTCGACGACACCTCTGCGTTCTGGGAGGCGCTCTTTGGCGGCCGCATCGTTTCTCCACAGAGCGTGGAGATGATGACGGCCGAAGTCAGCGTCTGCGACGACACACGGTCGTACGGACGTGGTTTCTGGCTCAGCCCCGGCGCCGACCACGTCTGGATCGAGGGCATGGACGCTGGCGTTTCGTTCCAGTCGGGCGTGTTCAGAGGCGCTGGCGTGAGGTACTCGGTGCTGTCGAACACATCATCGGGAGCTTGGCCGCTGGTAAAGGCGATCGAAGAGATCGTGGCCTGA
- a CDS encoding response regulator transcription factor, with the protein MQRAVPAAHRVVLADDDEFVRRALLDLLLDNPNIEVVGDAEDGEAAASLCAELDPDVAVVDVMMPGGGVAAVRAILAVSPTTKVIAFTAHADRRTRERLLASGASDVVAKGGGQDIAEVIARVATSGI; encoded by the coding sequence GTGCAGAGAGCGGTCCCTGCAGCCCACAGGGTGGTTCTGGCCGATGACGACGAGTTCGTCCGCCGGGCGCTATTAGACCTGCTGCTCGACAACCCGAACATCGAAGTCGTCGGCGACGCCGAAGACGGAGAAGCCGCTGCCTCGCTGTGCGCCGAACTTGACCCAGACGTGGCTGTTGTTGACGTCATGATGCCGGGCGGAGGGGTCGCCGCCGTAAGGGCAATCCTCGCAGTCTCGCCCACCACGAAGGTCATCGCGTTCACCGCCCACGCCGACCGACGCACGCGCGAACGACTGTTGGCCAGCGGCGCATCCGATGTCGTAGCCAAGGGCGGTGGACAAGACATCGCAGAGGTGATAGCGCGGGTAGCAACTAGCGGAATTTGA
- the zwf gene encoding glucose-6-phosphate dehydrogenase: MNTSMVVFGATGDLAHRLLYPALARLDGLERLDDLMIAATGLEKWSSDRFVGSVAESVAGLGLGPTEQRRFLERFTYYQGDLSPEAVAGLEPSLADSNVYYLALPPGLFPKAARGIADSGITRTGEHRLVVEKPFGTSGESAALLEAELHEFWAEEQIFRIDHFLGKETVQNLSVLRFANRVIEPLLCATHVDQVQITVAETLGVEDRYRYYDGIGAMRDMIQNHLMQLFCLAAMDAPAAWDAEILRDHKVEVLRSVRPDAQVAGWAARGQYSAGVIDGVDVPSYLEEPGIEPNSTTETFAAVRLQVDNWRWQGVPFYLRSGKRLGSKLSEIAYRFREPPTQLFAETSLATAEPNWLVLRLNDPEGIDLTVQTKAPGLEMVAEPSRLHADYGSGEETVSAYEQLLLDILEGDHTPFLRCDEVAAAWRLLDPVLEAWRSGRAESYPSGSDGPTSADSILLDGHRWRPIG, from the coding sequence GTGAATACCTCCATGGTGGTGTTCGGAGCCACGGGCGATCTCGCCCACCGCCTGCTCTACCCGGCTCTCGCCAGACTCGACGGTTTGGAGCGCCTCGACGACCTGATGATCGCGGCGACAGGTTTGGAGAAATGGAGCTCCGATCGGTTCGTTGGCTCGGTAGCCGAGTCGGTTGCCGGTCTCGGCCTGGGTCCTACCGAGCAGCGGAGATTCCTGGAGCGGTTCACCTATTACCAGGGGGATCTGTCGCCCGAAGCCGTGGCTGGGCTCGAACCCTCGTTGGCGGATTCGAACGTCTACTACCTGGCTCTGCCGCCTGGGCTATTTCCCAAGGCAGCGCGCGGCATCGCCGACTCAGGAATCACGAGAACGGGAGAGCATCGCCTCGTGGTCGAGAAGCCCTTCGGCACAAGCGGCGAGAGCGCGGCCCTGCTCGAAGCCGAACTCCACGAGTTCTGGGCAGAGGAACAGATCTTCCGGATCGACCACTTCCTCGGAAAGGAGACGGTCCAGAACCTGAGCGTTTTGCGGTTTGCCAACCGGGTCATCGAACCGCTGTTGTGTGCCACCCACGTCGATCAGGTTCAGATCACCGTCGCCGAGACGCTCGGCGTCGAGGACCGATATCGCTACTACGACGGCATCGGCGCCATGCGCGACATGATCCAGAACCACCTCATGCAGCTTTTTTGCCTAGCGGCCATGGATGCCCCAGCAGCGTGGGACGCCGAGATCTTGCGGGACCACAAGGTCGAGGTTCTGCGCTCGGTGAGACCTGATGCCCAGGTGGCGGGCTGGGCCGCCCGTGGACAGTACTCGGCGGGTGTCATCGACGGAGTGGACGTCCCGAGTTACCTTGAAGAGCCCGGAATCGAACCCAACTCGACCACCGAGACCTTTGCGGCTGTTCGCCTGCAGGTCGACAACTGGCGCTGGCAGGGTGTTCCGTTCTACCTGAGGTCGGGAAAGCGGCTCGGGTCAAAGCTGTCCGAGATCGCCTACCGATTCAGGGAGCCTCCGACGCAGCTGTTCGCCGAGACTTCACTCGCTACGGCAGAGCCGAATTGGTTGGTGTTGAGATTGAACGATCCTGAAGGCATTGACCTGACGGTGCAGACCAAGGCACCCGGCCTCGAGATGGTGGCCGAACCGAGCCGCCTTCACGCCGACTATGGCTCTGGTGAGGAGACGGTTAGCGCGTATGAACAACTGCTCCTGGATATTTTGGAAGGTGACCACACCCCATTCCTGCGTTGCGACGAGGTCGCAGCGGCCTGGCGGCTGCTGGACCCGGTGCTGGAAGCGTGGCGGTCGGGAAGGGCCGAGTCGTACCCGAGCGGCAGCGACGGCCCCACGAGTGCTGACTCGATCTTGCTCGACGGGCACCGTTGGAGGCCGATCGGCTGA
- a CDS encoding NADP-dependent oxidoreductase → MTHTSRQVNLASRPEGMPVPSNFEVVEVPVRAAGDGEVVVRNLFMSVDPYMRGRMNDVKSYVPPFQIGQPLEGGAVGEVIESNSSDVAVGDHVVHGLGWREIAVVPAAHTQPAAIVEGVSLSANLGVLGMPGMTAYAGLFDVAAFEEGDAVFVSGAAGAVGSLVGQLAKLKGASLVVGSAGSDDKVAWLTDELGFDTAFNYKSGPVLNQLTAAAPNGIDVYFDNVGGDHLQAAIHALKPHGRVALCGAISMYNNTQPAPGPNNLSLAIGKRLNLRGFIVSDHANMREDFISEVGGWLADGTIKSKETIVVGIDGAGEAFIGMLAGANTGKMVVEL, encoded by the coding sequence ATGACCCACACCTCACGCCAAGTCAACCTCGCGTCGCGCCCCGAAGGCATGCCAGTCCCTTCGAACTTCGAGGTGGTCGAGGTGCCCGTTCGGGCCGCCGGAGATGGGGAGGTCGTCGTCAGAAATCTGTTCATGTCGGTGGACCCCTACATGAGGGGCCGGATGAACGATGTGAAGTCATACGTGCCGCCGTTCCAGATCGGCCAGCCCCTCGAAGGTGGTGCGGTCGGCGAGGTGATCGAGTCGAATTCTTCGGATGTGGCCGTCGGAGACCACGTAGTTCACGGCCTCGGTTGGCGTGAAATCGCGGTTGTGCCCGCCGCCCACACTCAGCCGGCAGCCATCGTCGAAGGCGTTTCGCTCTCTGCCAACCTCGGAGTGCTTGGTATGCCCGGCATGACCGCGTACGCCGGTCTGTTCGACGTTGCCGCCTTCGAGGAGGGCGACGCTGTGTTCGTTTCTGGTGCTGCTGGCGCAGTGGGTTCCCTGGTCGGTCAGTTGGCGAAGCTCAAGGGTGCGTCGCTGGTGGTCGGGTCGGCCGGTTCCGACGACAAGGTTGCTTGGCTCACAGACGAACTCGGCTTCGACACCGCTTTCAACTACAAGTCAGGCCCGGTTCTGAACCAGCTGACCGCAGCTGCCCCCAACGGCATCGACGTCTATTTCGACAATGTTGGCGGCGATCACCTGCAGGCTGCGATCCATGCCCTCAAACCCCACGGCCGGGTGGCCCTGTGTGGCGCTATCTCGATGTACAACAACACCCAGCCCGCACCAGGTCCGAACAACCTCAGCTTGGCCATCGGCAAACGCCTGAATCTGCGCGGCTTCATCGTGAGTGACCACGCAAACATGCGCGAAGACTTCATAAGCGAAGTCGGAGGATGGCTCGCCGACGGCACCATCAAGTCGAAAGAGACGATCGTGGTGGGCATCGACGGCGCCGGCGAGGCGTTCATCGGGATGCTCGCCGGAGCCAACACCGGCAAGATGGTCGTCGAACTCTGA
- a CDS encoding nitroreductase/quinone reductase family protein, whose translation MNTIVVRLLDSPLHRLMSGSTDVIRYAGRRSGKTITLPTQYAARGEDVIILVGRPDSKSWWRNFSEDRDIEVLIKRRWLEMVGRAVVGSVDPEVAEPLLDAYLAKFPRAARVLGPDDGHRVERAVLVWCRPRAR comes from the coding sequence ATGAACACGATCGTGGTTCGCCTACTCGATTCGCCGTTGCACAGGTTGATGTCGGGGTCGACCGATGTGATCCGCTACGCAGGGCGCCGTTCCGGGAAGACCATCACCCTGCCTACCCAGTACGCGGCACGTGGCGAAGACGTGATCATCTTGGTCGGACGTCCCGACTCGAAGTCATGGTGGAGAAACTTCAGCGAAGACCGCGACATCGAGGTCCTGATCAAACGCCGATGGTTGGAGATGGTCGGTCGCGCCGTCGTGGGCAGCGTCGATCCAGAGGTCGCTGAGCCTCTGTTGGATGCCTACCTTGCCAAGTTTCCGCGGGCTGCCCGAGTGCTCGGGCCCGACGACGGGCACCGGGTCGAGCGAGCGGTCTTGGTGTGGTGCCGACCCAGAGCGAGGTGA
- a CDS encoding DUF1801 domain-containing protein encodes MSAEEIDQYLATLDEPKRSTLNSLRETILGLIPEAEQGLSYAVPAFRVDGKLIAGFSAAKNHLSYLPHSGDVLSKLDAAELQGLEASKGALRFPVDAPPPEALVARLIAERFAEINR; translated from the coding sequence TTGTCTGCAGAAGAGATCGACCAGTACCTCGCCACGCTCGACGAACCGAAACGAAGCACTCTGAACTCGCTCCGCGAGACGATTCTGGGACTGATACCCGAAGCCGAACAAGGGCTTTCGTACGCTGTGCCGGCCTTCCGGGTCGATGGCAAGCTGATCGCCGGATTCTCAGCGGCGAAAAACCACCTCAGCTATCTGCCCCACAGCGGCGACGTCCTCTCCAAGCTCGACGCGGCAGAGTTGCAAGGGCTCGAGGCGTCGAAGGGTGCACTCAGGTTTCCCGTCGACGCGCCGCCGCCCGAGGCGCTGGTCGCCAGGCTGATCGCTGAGCGCTTCGCCGAAATCAACCGCTGA
- a CDS encoding sensor histidine kinase — protein MTSHQIRSELPARAAKSVDVDVVRQFAITATALLGRQSRHVHPRQVLNTLCERYVQSTGALGAVLMLVAPTDNVLEHVAGAGPMNDAPSIADLDINSSNDWFTQTFRSGQALFVDDTAGWEPKSAVTERALERGVTACWTTPLVTVEGDIIGTFSVGWPDAVEPGDDQLWLFQEFALLAQAVVDRQQSHWQRMALIAHERERIAGELHDDSVQAMTAVSLRLQRLQARLAEHELRQSVVELRHQVDEAIERLRHMLFSLSSPTLEQDGLVITLEIYLETYVEKAGLAWELHGDEALRLPHDVEALAFRLARGALINAIKHARATKVSVSVDRSDDGGLAVVIADDGIGFETGEITAKDKPGHVGLTYAQSLARAVGGSYAIDSMPGKGTTVSFSIPGF, from the coding sequence ATGACCAGTCACCAAATTCGTTCCGAACTGCCAGCCCGGGCGGCCAAGTCTGTCGATGTAGATGTAGTGCGGCAGTTCGCGATTACAGCAACTGCATTGCTCGGCCGGCAGTCCCGGCACGTCCATCCCCGCCAGGTCCTCAACACCTTGTGCGAGCGCTACGTGCAGAGCACCGGCGCGCTCGGAGCGGTTCTGATGCTGGTCGCTCCCACCGACAACGTGCTCGAACACGTTGCCGGAGCGGGCCCGATGAACGACGCTCCCTCCATCGCAGACCTCGACATCAACTCATCAAACGACTGGTTCACGCAAACGTTCAGGTCCGGCCAGGCTCTGTTCGTCGACGACACGGCGGGTTGGGAACCCAAGTCGGCCGTCACGGAGAGGGCCCTGGAACGTGGGGTCACAGCCTGCTGGACGACACCGCTGGTCACCGTCGAAGGCGACATCATAGGCACATTCTCCGTGGGCTGGCCCGATGCTGTCGAGCCGGGAGACGACCAGCTATGGCTCTTCCAAGAATTCGCTCTTCTCGCCCAAGCCGTGGTGGACCGTCAGCAGTCGCACTGGCAGCGCATGGCGCTCATCGCCCACGAGCGCGAACGCATAGCTGGTGAACTGCATGACGACTCGGTTCAGGCGATGACTGCCGTTTCACTGCGATTGCAAAGGCTTCAAGCCAGGCTCGCAGAACACGAGCTGAGGCAATCCGTGGTCGAACTTCGCCACCAGGTCGACGAAGCGATCGAGCGGCTGCGCCACATGCTGTTCTCGCTGAGCTCCCCAACTCTCGAACAGGACGGCTTGGTGATCACCCTCGAGATCTACCTGGAGACCTACGTCGAGAAGGCTGGGCTTGCGTGGGAGTTACACGGAGACGAAGCCCTGAGGTTGCCCCACGATGTAGAGGCGCTGGCCTTTCGGCTCGCCCGAGGCGCGCTCATCAACGCCATCAAGCACGCTCGAGCGACCAAGGTGAGCGTGTCGGTCGACAGATCCGATGATGGCGGACTCGCTGTGGTCATCGCCGACGACGGTATTGGGTTCGAGACGGGCGAAATCACTGCCAAGGACAAGCCAGGCCATGTCGGGCTGACCTACGCCCAGTCACTCGCCCGAGCGGTCGGCGGCTCTTACGCCATCGATTCCATGCCGGGCAAAGGCACCACTGTGTCGTTCAGCATCCCAGGCTTCTGA
- a CDS encoding TetR family transcriptional regulator, producing the protein MKKAMGLRQRQRLTAMRLVQGTAIDLFERNGYDDTTIDAISAASGVSTATIYRHFGNKETIVLWDEFDGTIDAELAHRLVEQPPLEAFRDAAVAAYGQRDDTDLLLRRLKLVYGHPSILGVAAQNEATNRSELATALALIDGRDAPGIADDVTAAIALATLDVAFTRWQDAHGDQPIAKVINESFAAASKPPAHQ; encoded by the coding sequence ATGAAGAAGGCGATGGGGCTCCGACAGCGCCAACGGCTAACCGCCATGCGCCTCGTCCAAGGCACCGCGATCGACCTGTTCGAACGCAACGGGTACGACGACACCACCATCGACGCCATCTCTGCGGCGAGCGGTGTATCGACCGCCACGATCTACCGCCACTTCGGCAACAAGGAGACCATCGTCTTGTGGGACGAGTTCGATGGCACCATCGACGCCGAGCTAGCGCATCGCCTCGTCGAACAGCCACCCCTCGAGGCGTTTCGCGACGCAGCGGTGGCCGCCTACGGTCAGCGCGACGACACCGACCTGCTCTTGCGACGCCTCAAACTGGTCTACGGCCACCCGTCCATCCTCGGTGTCGCAGCCCAGAACGAAGCGACCAACCGCTCCGAACTCGCGACCGCCCTCGCCCTGATCGACGGCCGCGACGCACCCGGCATCGCCGACGACGTCACCGCCGCGATTGCGCTCGCCACTCTCGATGTCGCGTTCACCCGCTGGCAAGACGCCCATGGTGATCAGCCCATCGCCAAGGTGATCAACGAGAGCTTCGCTGCCGCCTCTAAACCGCCGGCTCATCAGTAG